Proteins found in one Candidatus Nitrospira nitrificans genomic segment:
- a CDS encoding carbon-nitrogen hydrolase family protein, with translation MNTIALLHLETVPGAIERNRFIIVEAIKHAASIGAEWIVTPELAVCGLQFAQLIGTDWIQPQPDPWMQQVRTLVRALKRTVFLSCPERDGSRLYNTVFVIGPTGEILGKHRKINVASDSLSWSSPGDTAAPIECDGVKVGVLVCADVYTSNIARAMKFEGAQMFVSPASWGPGPHGPNGEWEQRTHETGLPLIVCNRTGAEKTLDFWNAPSLVVKNGMRVLTHTSNRSAVLTFNWDFDRMAPRSSLYSIDYIRH, from the coding sequence ATGAACACAATTGCGTTGCTGCATCTTGAGACGGTTCCCGGCGCGATCGAGCGCAACCGCTTTATCATTGTCGAGGCCATCAAACATGCGGCCTCGATCGGAGCGGAGTGGATCGTCACGCCGGAGTTGGCGGTCTGTGGACTCCAGTTCGCGCAGCTCATCGGCACGGATTGGATTCAACCGCAGCCTGATCCATGGATGCAGCAGGTCCGCACCTTGGTGAGAGCGTTGAAGCGGACCGTCTTTCTTTCGTGCCCCGAGCGGGATGGCTCTCGGCTCTATAATACGGTGTTTGTCATCGGTCCGACGGGTGAGATCTTGGGGAAACATCGCAAGATCAATGTGGCGAGCGATTCCCTGTCGTGGTCAAGTCCCGGCGATACGGCCGCTCCGATCGAGTGTGACGGTGTCAAGGTGGGTGTGCTGGTGTGCGCCGATGTCTATACGTCGAATATTGCTCGGGCCATGAAGTTTGAAGGCGCGCAGATGTTCGTCTCGCCGGCCTCGTGGGGACCCGGTCCACACGGTCCGAATGGGGAATGGGAGCAACGGACCCACGAAACAGGTCTCCCCTTGATTGTCTGTAACCGAACCGGCGCGGAAAAGACCTTGGACTTCTGGAACGCGCCGAGCCTGGTCGTGAAGAATGGAATGCGGGTGCTCACGCATACGTCCAATCGATCTGCCGTCTTGACGTTCAATTGGGATTTCGACCGCATGGCGCCGCGTTCTTCTCTATATTCCATCGACTACATTCGGCATTAA
- a CDS encoding ABC transporter ATP-binding protein, with protein sequence MSGPDGNHTAGDVMVDSTDRLSGHQAYDVQAVRFRYRSHDSDAVKWTLDDVSFQVRHGEVLGIVGPNGSGKTSLLKVLAKLLNPLEGRIDLFGRDLASMPQREVACVVGVVPQDTYSLFPFTVAETVLMGRFPHQPRDRWTGGLGWESREDVAIAQQAMMTMDMVQLAYRVVTDLSGGERQRTVIARALAQTPKVLLLDEPTAFLDLHHQVEICSVLRRLRDERGLTVVLVSHDLNLVSQYCDRILLMDRGRIVRLGDPDAIIEPDVLESVYRCRVFVDRHPGSGLPRVTLPGRHVSGDH encoded by the coding sequence ATGAGTGGGCCGGACGGCAACCACACGGCGGGAGATGTGATGGTTGACTCAACCGACCGCCTGTCAGGACATCAGGCGTACGACGTCCAGGCTGTTCGGTTCCGGTACCGGTCCCACGATTCAGATGCCGTCAAGTGGACGCTGGATGATGTTTCCTTTCAGGTGCGCCACGGTGAAGTGCTGGGGATCGTCGGTCCGAACGGATCAGGAAAAACTTCCTTATTGAAAGTGCTGGCGAAACTCCTGAATCCACTGGAAGGCCGCATCGACTTATTCGGACGAGACTTGGCGTCGATGCCGCAACGAGAGGTCGCCTGCGTGGTCGGAGTCGTGCCCCAAGATACATACAGTCTCTTTCCCTTTACGGTGGCTGAAACCGTGCTGATGGGGCGATTCCCCCATCAGCCGCGTGACCGATGGACGGGTGGATTGGGATGGGAAAGCCGAGAAGATGTGGCCATCGCGCAACAGGCGATGATGACGATGGACATGGTCCAGTTGGCTTACCGGGTGGTGACGGACCTTTCCGGCGGCGAGCGGCAGCGGACGGTGATCGCTCGAGCGCTGGCCCAGACCCCCAAGGTGTTGCTGCTCGATGAACCGACCGCGTTTCTCGATCTGCACCATCAGGTTGAGATCTGTTCGGTGTTGCGCCGGTTGAGAGATGAGCGTGGCTTGACCGTTGTCCTTGTGTCCCATGATTTGAACCTGGTGAGCCAGTATTGCGACCGAATCCTGTTGATGGATCGCGGACGGATCGTCCGACTCGGCGACCCGGATGCGATCATCGAGCCGGACGTACTGGAATCCGTGTATCGATGTCGTGTGTTCGTCGATCGGCATCCTGGTTCCGGATTGCCTCGCGTGACCTTGCCGGGACGGCACGTGTCCGGTGATCATTGA
- a CDS encoding FecCD family ABC transporter permease has product MTVPVPQPSAGIRSDTGARVVSPASRPAGLEIGAGPPGAILTRSRWAMTLGSLGCVAMMVGLIGLHFGAQPIAYGDMLQVLAHPLGPGTADGEAADVTRTIMLQVRLPRMLLGFLVGCSLASVGVALQALLRNPLADPYVLGVSSGAALGAATGILFGVGATILADVALPACGFAGGLVALVVVYRMATRDERLPIHSLLLAGVILNAVFSAMIMFITSIMEPNRSYGMTTWLMGTLTAPPYGGLVGLAVYLLIGLLLLFRHMRILNILALGEESARTLGVDTEQTKRSIFVLTALVTGAIVSVSGMIGFVGMVVPHAVRLMTGADHRVLLPASALVGGTFLMGADTVARTLLSPVEIPVGIITALVGGPFFVYLLLRRKDRLT; this is encoded by the coding sequence ATGACGGTTCCGGTACCACAGCCTTCCGCGGGGATTCGGTCGGATACAGGCGCGAGGGTCGTGTCCCCTGCATCGAGGCCTGCCGGTTTGGAAATCGGTGCTGGCCCTCCTGGCGCGATTCTCACCCGATCACGCTGGGCGATGACGTTGGGAAGTCTTGGGTGTGTGGCGATGATGGTCGGTCTCATCGGCCTTCATTTCGGCGCGCAACCGATCGCATATGGCGATATGCTCCAGGTGCTCGCGCATCCCCTTGGTCCAGGGACAGCCGATGGGGAGGCTGCCGATGTCACCAGAACAATCATGCTGCAGGTTCGATTGCCGCGCATGCTGTTGGGATTCTTAGTCGGTTGTTCGCTGGCGTCCGTCGGAGTGGCCTTGCAGGCATTACTCAGAAATCCGCTGGCCGATCCCTATGTGCTTGGTGTCTCCAGCGGAGCCGCATTGGGAGCGGCGACCGGGATCTTGTTCGGGGTGGGAGCCACCATTCTTGCCGATGTGGCCTTGCCGGCCTGTGGATTTGCCGGAGGCTTGGTGGCGTTGGTCGTCGTGTATCGGATGGCCACCCGCGACGAGCGGTTGCCGATCCACAGCTTGTTGTTGGCCGGCGTGATTCTGAACGCGGTCTTTTCAGCCATGATCATGTTCATTACCTCGATCATGGAGCCGAATCGTTCGTATGGAATGACCACCTGGTTGATGGGGACGCTGACCGCCCCGCCCTACGGTGGTCTGGTCGGACTCGCGGTCTACCTGCTCATCGGTCTCTTGTTACTCTTCAGACACATGCGCATCTTGAACATCTTGGCCTTGGGGGAAGAATCCGCGCGCACGCTCGGTGTCGATACGGAACAGACCAAGCGGTCTATCTTCGTCCTGACGGCGCTGGTCACGGGGGCGATCGTGTCTGTCAGCGGAATGATCGGATTTGTCGGAATGGTCGTTCCCCATGCCGTGCGCCTGATGACCGGCGCCGATCATCGCGTGCTCCTTCCCGCGTCCGCCTTGGTCGGCGGCACCTTTCTCATGGGAGCCGATACGGTGGCGCGCACGCTGCTCTCGCCGGTTGAGATTCCGGTCGGCATCATCACCGCCCTGGTCGGTGGACCCTTCTTTGTGTATCTCTTGCTCCGGCGGAAAGATCGGTTGACATGA
- a CDS encoding ABC transporter substrate-binding protein, which yields MKKRVQSSGSIQALGIFLLNSWKRYYPLGTAWLLVALFLPLAPSYGCNEEECGEMKRRQQGILTGMPFMAHVSSRAFVDDAGRRIYLAKPPARIVSLAPSITEMLFALGLDEQVVGVTEFCDYPTAAKSKAKVGYSNPSVEALVALQPDLVLAPKDFLHPDLQTMLDQLKIPLFVLEASTVEDIPLQIQTLGKLFERGPAANEVTQAMRQRIADIRRRAEVFPRKRVLYVLNSHPLISVGPGSFIHQMIGLAGGINIASQANVAYPRLSMETVLKEDPEVLIFPSGDVETVPRSEQQQWRRWDSLSAVKQHRFHEVSSNLLNRPGPRIVEGLEQLARAIHPDIFGSDAGNLRP from the coding sequence ATGAAGAAGCGGGTGCAATCCTCAGGGTCTATTCAGGCCTTGGGGATTTTTCTTTTGAACTCATGGAAACGATATTATCCGCTCGGGACGGCGTGGCTTCTGGTTGCGCTTTTCTTGCCGCTTGCGCCGTCGTACGGATGCAACGAGGAAGAGTGTGGTGAGATGAAACGGCGGCAACAGGGAATCCTCACCGGCATGCCGTTCATGGCGCATGTCTCGTCGCGGGCCTTCGTCGATGATGCCGGGCGTCGGATCTATCTCGCCAAGCCGCCGGCTCGCATCGTCTCACTCGCTCCCAGCATCACGGAAATGCTGTTTGCGCTCGGGCTGGATGAACAGGTCGTCGGGGTCACGGAGTTTTGCGATTATCCGACCGCCGCGAAATCCAAGGCCAAGGTCGGGTATTCGAATCCGAGCGTCGAGGCATTGGTCGCGTTGCAGCCGGATTTGGTGCTCGCGCCCAAGGATTTTCTCCATCCCGATCTCCAGACGATGCTGGACCAGCTGAAAATTCCTCTGTTCGTTCTTGAGGCCTCCACGGTGGAGGATATCCCGCTTCAGATCCAAACCTTGGGAAAACTGTTTGAGCGAGGCCCCGCCGCGAATGAAGTGACGCAAGCCATGCGGCAACGCATCGCCGACATTCGGCGCAGGGCCGAGGTCTTTCCCAGAAAGCGGGTGCTCTATGTCCTCAATAGTCACCCGTTGATTTCCGTAGGGCCTGGCAGTTTCATCCACCAGATGATCGGTCTTGCGGGGGGAATCAACATCGCGTCCCAGGCGAACGTCGCCTATCCACGATTGAGTATGGAGACCGTGCTGAAGGAAGATCCGGAGGTGCTGATCTTTCCGAGCGGCGACGTAGAAACGGTGCCGCGCAGCGAGCAACAACAGTGGCGGCGATGGGACTCGCTGTCAGCCGTCAAGCAACACCGTTTCCACGAAGTCTCATCAAACCTCTTGAACCGTCCAGGGCCTCGTATCGTCGAGGGCCTGGAACAACTTGCTCGCGCGATCCATCCGGACATCTTCGGATCGGACGCGGGAAATCTTCGCCCATGA
- the rpmB gene encoding 50S ribosomal protein L28: MAWMCEICQKKPVSGNNVSHANNKTRRVFNPNLQTVRAVVDGSHKRIRVCTRCLRSGLVQKAV, translated from the coding sequence GTGGCATGGATGTGTGAGATTTGCCAAAAGAAGCCGGTATCGGGCAACAATGTGAGTCACGCGAACAACAAAACCAGGCGAGTGTTCAATCCCAACCTTCAAACCGTTCGCGCCGTGGTGGATGGGAGTCATAAACGTATCCGCGTCTGTACACGCTGTTTGCGCTCTGGATTGGTACAAAAAGCGGTCTGA
- the tyrS gene encoding tyrosine--tRNA ligase has protein sequence MNEIHRQLDLIQRGAVEMIHQVELEAKLKRAVAENRPLRIKAGFDPTAPDLHLGHTVLIHKLKHFQDLGHQVIFLIGDFTGMIGDPTGVSETRKALTKEQVQENAKSYQRQIFKILDPAKTVIEFNSRWMGPMSADGLIQLAAHYRVARMMERDDFHKRYHEQKPISVHEFLYPLVQGYDSVALKADVELGGTDQKFNLLVGRELQRDYGQESQVVITMPLLEGMDGVKKMSKSVGNYIALEDKPGDMFGKLMSINDTLMYRYYELLTTETLSHVKALHPMEAKQALAELIVTRYHGEEAGKQARTDFQQKFQAKEFPDEPDKRIDLKSEDMSELDVVEGSSIKLAKLIAKTGLISSGSEARRLIIQGGIEVDGIKETNPDKLILFQPNQQRRLKVGKKKFAIAELKR, from the coding sequence ATGAACGAGATACACCGACAACTGGATCTGATTCAGCGTGGCGCGGTCGAGATGATTCACCAGGTCGAGTTGGAAGCGAAGCTCAAGCGGGCGGTCGCGGAGAATCGTCCCTTACGGATAAAGGCGGGCTTCGATCCGACGGCGCCGGATCTTCATCTCGGACATACGGTCCTGATTCACAAATTGAAGCACTTCCAAGACCTCGGCCACCAGGTCATCTTCCTGATCGGTGATTTTACCGGGATGATCGGTGATCCGACGGGAGTATCTGAGACTCGCAAGGCGCTGACGAAGGAACAAGTCCAGGAGAACGCCAAGAGCTACCAGCGGCAGATTTTCAAGATTCTGGATCCTGCCAAGACCGTGATTGAGTTCAACAGTCGATGGATGGGGCCGATGTCTGCCGACGGACTGATTCAACTGGCTGCCCATTATCGCGTGGCTCGCATGATGGAGCGGGACGATTTCCATAAACGGTATCACGAGCAGAAACCCATCAGCGTCCACGAATTTCTCTATCCGCTCGTCCAGGGGTATGATTCCGTGGCATTGAAGGCGGATGTGGAATTGGGAGGGACGGATCAAAAATTCAATCTCTTGGTGGGGCGTGAGTTACAGCGGGACTACGGCCAGGAGTCGCAAGTCGTGATCACGATGCCGTTGCTCGAAGGGATGGACGGCGTCAAGAAGATGAGCAAGAGCGTCGGAAACTATATCGCCTTGGAAGACAAGCCGGGCGACATGTTTGGAAAACTGATGTCGATCAATGACACGTTGATGTATCGATACTATGAACTGCTCACGACGGAAACTTTGAGCCACGTCAAAGCGCTGCATCCCATGGAAGCCAAACAGGCGCTCGCGGAGTTGATCGTGACGCGCTATCACGGAGAGGAAGCCGGCAAGCAGGCCAGAACTGACTTTCAGCAGAAATTTCAGGCCAAGGAATTTCCAGACGAGCCGGACAAACGTATAGATCTGAAATCAGAAGATATGTCAGAGCTAGACGTTGTTGAGGGAAGTTCCATAAAGCTTGCGAAGCTGATTGCAAAAACGGGTTTGATTTCCAGCGGCAGTGAAGCGAGGCGATTGATCATTCAAGGCGGAATCGAAGTCGATGGGATCAAAGAGACAAATCCGGACAAGCTCATTCTTTTTCAACCGAACCAACAACGCCGCCTCAAGGTCGGGAAAAAGAAGTTTGCCATCGCGGAACTAAAGCGCTGA
- a CDS encoding ComEA family DNA-binding protein, which produces MIRSLLLKLGMLSMTIGVVFWAKWAPYPPVHGVPSTIEKPVVASQSMELEGLDRRIAGLPDRTAQASSLDAAAQTESSTASSHSRIDLNRANAGELESLPGIGAVLAQRVIAFRESVGGFQKIEDLRAVKGIGAKKFERLRSFVMVSAANS; this is translated from the coding sequence ATGATCAGATCCCTGCTCCTGAAACTCGGCATGTTGTCCATGACTATCGGTGTGGTGTTCTGGGCCAAATGGGCTCCATACCCTCCTGTTCACGGCGTCCCATCGACGATCGAGAAGCCGGTCGTCGCTTCTCAGTCTATGGAATTGGAAGGGCTGGACCGCCGGATTGCCGGCTTACCTGATCGGACTGCACAGGCTTCGAGCCTCGATGCCGCCGCGCAGACAGAGTCCTCGACAGCGTCGAGTCATTCACGGATCGACCTCAATCGCGCCAATGCCGGTGAGCTTGAGTCGTTGCCCGGGATCGGAGCAGTGCTGGCTCAACGTGTGATCGCCTTTCGAGAGTCAGTCGGAGGATTTCAGAAGATCGAAGACCTTCGCGCGGTCAAAGGCATCGGTGCCAAGAAATTCGAGCGTCTTAGATCGTTCGTGATGGTCTCCGCGGCGAATTCCTAA
- the lpdA gene encoding dihydrolipoyl dehydrogenase, which yields MTPHPHIAILGAGPGGYVAAIRAAQLGARVTVVEKEQLGGVCLNWGCIPSKALLSVVELGDKLKKADELGLILQGAAAYDLARMVARKDKVVASLVKGIATLLKEWRIEHVIGQGTLKNELTLAVTKPDGSQVDIQADALVIATGSSWPNLPQFPIDGRRILTSQQMLALTQVPVSLLIVGGGVEGCEFASLYSALGTQVTVVEAQAHVLPLEDEDISSVMERELKKRGVTVMTGTTVESLEQLSDAVRARFKDGSAVSVEKLLVSVGRGFNSRGIGLEEAGVRIGTRGEIPVDDRMETNQPGIYAIGDVTGKAMLAHVASTQGQVAVENILGHRRTIRYDVIPAGIFTLPEIGRVGLTEQQAREQARMSGKNPDQSVNVGRFRYGGLGKAQATGDTTGFFKVIAEAATDKILGVHILGAHAADLIHEATLAMHVGATVAQVAGMIHAHPTLAEGLMEAMEDVRGSAIHAVRKKAGG from the coding sequence ATGACGCCTCACCCCCACATCGCTATTCTCGGAGCCGGACCAGGCGGCTATGTCGCAGCAATCCGCGCGGCGCAGCTCGGCGCGCGTGTCACGGTCGTCGAAAAGGAACAGCTCGGGGGCGTCTGTCTCAACTGGGGTTGCATTCCGAGCAAAGCTCTCCTGTCCGTCGTGGAACTCGGTGACAAGCTCAAAAAAGCCGATGAGTTGGGTCTGATTCTTCAAGGAGCCGCTGCCTATGACCTTGCCCGAATGGTGGCTCGAAAAGATAAGGTTGTGGCTTCGTTGGTCAAGGGAATTGCCACGCTGTTGAAGGAATGGAGGATCGAGCATGTCATCGGACAGGGGACGCTGAAGAACGAGCTGACGCTCGCGGTGACCAAACCGGACGGCAGTCAGGTGGATATTCAAGCCGATGCGCTCGTGATCGCGACAGGATCCTCGTGGCCTAATCTCCCACAATTCCCGATCGACGGGCGACGGATTCTGACCAGCCAACAGATGCTTGCGCTCACACAAGTCCCGGTGAGTCTCTTGATCGTCGGCGGCGGTGTGGAAGGCTGCGAATTTGCCTCCTTATACAGCGCGCTTGGAACGCAGGTGACGGTGGTCGAGGCGCAGGCGCATGTCTTGCCGCTGGAGGATGAAGATATTTCATCGGTGATGGAGCGTGAACTCAAGAAACGCGGTGTCACCGTGATGACCGGAACGACCGTTGAGAGTCTCGAACAGTTATCGGATGCGGTGAGAGCGCGCTTCAAGGACGGCAGCGCGGTCTCAGTCGAGAAATTGTTGGTTTCGGTGGGACGGGGATTCAACTCACGGGGGATCGGGCTGGAAGAGGCCGGTGTTCGGATCGGAACGCGCGGCGAAATTCCCGTTGACGACCGAATGGAAACCAATCAACCGGGTATCTATGCGATCGGCGACGTGACAGGTAAGGCGATGTTGGCGCATGTCGCCTCGACGCAGGGACAGGTGGCTGTGGAAAATATCCTGGGGCACCGGCGGACCATTCGTTATGACGTGATTCCGGCGGGCATCTTCACCTTGCCGGAAATCGGGCGAGTGGGGTTGACCGAACAACAGGCGAGAGAACAGGCTCGGATGAGCGGCAAGAACCCTGACCAGAGCGTGAATGTCGGGCGGTTTCGCTATGGCGGATTGGGCAAGGCCCAAGCGACGGGTGATACCACCGGGTTTTTTAAAGTCATTGCGGAAGCGGCAACCGACAAGATTCTCGGAGTGCATATCCTCGGGGCTCATGCTGCCGATTTGATTCATGAGGCCACGCTGGCCATGCATGTGGGCGCGACGGTAGCGCAAGTGGCCGGGATGATCCATGCCCATCCGACGCTTGCTGAAGGTTTGATGGAGGCGATGGAAGACGTCAGGGGTTCCGCCATCCACGCTGTTCGAAAGAAGGCGGGAGGATGA
- the gcvH gene encoding glycine cleavage system protein GcvH, with the protein MIPADLRFHKEHEWVRLEGTRATVGISDFAQDALGDIVFLELPKVGASVKIGQQIGEVESTKTTSTIYTPVSGTVSQINTALRDNPEVMNSDPYGKGWIAVIELADLGEVDQLMTASQYEGFLASQKKG; encoded by the coding sequence ATGATTCCAGCTGATTTGCGGTTTCACAAGGAGCATGAGTGGGTTCGCCTTGAGGGAACACGAGCGACGGTGGGCATCAGTGATTTCGCGCAAGATGCCTTAGGCGATATCGTTTTCCTGGAGTTGCCCAAAGTGGGTGCTTCGGTCAAGATCGGCCAACAGATCGGGGAAGTGGAGTCGACGAAAACAACGTCAACGATTTATACGCCGGTGAGCGGAACGGTGAGCCAGATCAACACCGCCCTTCGAGATAATCCGGAAGTGATGAATTCCGATCCTTATGGCAAAGGATGGATTGCCGTGATTGAGCTTGCCGATCTTGGGGAAGTCGATCAACTGATGACGGCCTCGCAATACGAGGGCTTTCTTGCCAGCCAAAAGAAAGGTTGA
- the ndk gene encoding nucleoside-diphosphate kinase codes for MMSERTLAIIKPDAVKKNVVGDIINRYEQAGLKPVAVKMIHMSQTVAEGFYAVHKARPFFGSLCAFMSSGPAVVLVLQGDNAIKKNRELMGATDPAKADPGTIRKTHGANIEFNAVHGSDSQETAQFEIGYFFPGMEIFH; via the coding sequence ATCATGAGCGAAAGAACGTTGGCCATTATCAAGCCGGATGCCGTGAAAAAAAATGTCGTGGGGGATATTATCAATCGCTATGAGCAAGCCGGCCTCAAGCCGGTGGCAGTCAAGATGATTCACATGTCTCAGACCGTGGCTGAAGGGTTTTATGCCGTACACAAAGCGCGCCCATTTTTCGGGAGTCTCTGTGCCTTTATGTCTTCCGGACCCGCGGTCGTCCTTGTGTTGCAAGGGGACAATGCCATCAAGAAGAATCGGGAGTTGATGGGGGCGACCGATCCAGCCAAAGCCGATCCTGGGACCATCCGCAAAACGCATGGAGCGAACATTGAATTCAACGCCGTCCATGGCTCGGACTCGCAGGAAACCGCGCAATTTGAGATCGGATATTTCTTCCCCGGCATGGAGATTTTTCACTAA
- a CDS encoding DUF2314 domain-containing protein yields the protein MQRLVVPSVALLAFFLSSSAFSQSFSDKAKKDNAVEISDEDPAMQKAMERARAGLEDFLRKAGSPPPNTDQYSVKVRVSEDDKQEYLWVSNLKVQGDLWSGRIDNLPMIRSVKKGQSYIFAKTEIVDWTYIDKSKKKVVGNFTTCALLTKEPPSVAESIQKQYGLECDR from the coding sequence ATGCAACGACTCGTTGTGCCGAGTGTCGCTTTGTTGGCGTTCTTTCTCTCTTCTTCCGCGTTCTCGCAATCATTCAGCGACAAGGCCAAGAAGGACAATGCGGTCGAAATCAGTGATGAGGATCCCGCGATGCAGAAAGCCATGGAACGCGCCCGGGCAGGCCTGGAAGATTTTCTTCGAAAGGCCGGATCACCGCCGCCCAACACTGATCAGTATTCGGTCAAGGTCAGAGTGAGCGAAGACGACAAGCAAGAATATCTGTGGGTCTCCAACCTGAAGGTACAGGGAGATCTCTGGTCCGGGAGGATCGACAACCTCCCGATGATCCGGTCCGTCAAAAAGGGGCAGTCGTACATATTTGCCAAGACGGAGATCGTCGATTGGACATATATCGATAAGAGCAAGAAGAAGGTTGTCGGCAATTTCACTACCTGTGCGCTCCTCACCAAGGAGCCGCCGAGTGTTGCGGAATCGATTCAGAAACAATATGGCCTCGAATGCGATCGTTGA
- a CDS encoding transglycosylase SLT domain-containing protein: MARFAHRRWQNLCMFLRAVGRTPPATRLGISVLLLFVVLLGINWVYHTFYKPTELFFPVEKALSKNPRQTWQEYGALFETHSTAVVTPELLAALAQAEGSGNPVARTYWRWRVVSSNPLEWYQPASTAVGMFQITDGTFQEGKRYCIHNHVVVEDGPWHDLDSCWFNSLYTRVLPGHAIELTAALLDRYVARIIAERPVTFQQKQDLAAVIHLCGAGAGRDYAKRNFRLTLHQRCGDHDVKTYLLKIQTFKQQFASLRLP; encoded by the coding sequence ATGGCGCGCTTCGCGCACCGGCGCTGGCAAAATCTCTGCATGTTTCTCCGGGCCGTCGGTCGAACGCCACCTGCGACAAGGCTGGGAATCAGCGTACTCCTGCTCTTCGTTGTCCTCCTGGGAATCAATTGGGTTTATCACACGTTCTATAAACCGACGGAATTGTTCTTTCCAGTGGAGAAGGCGCTCAGCAAGAATCCCCGCCAGACGTGGCAAGAATACGGCGCGCTGTTCGAGACCCATTCGACAGCCGTCGTTACACCTGAGCTGCTTGCCGCATTGGCCCAGGCCGAAGGCTCCGGCAATCCTGTGGCACGGACCTATTGGCGATGGCGCGTCGTCTCGTCGAATCCTCTGGAATGGTACCAACCGGCCTCGACGGCGGTCGGCATGTTCCAAATCACCGACGGCACGTTTCAAGAAGGGAAACGCTACTGTATCCACAACCATGTGGTCGTTGAAGACGGGCCATGGCACGACCTCGACTCCTGTTGGTTCAACAGCCTCTACACGAGGGTCTTGCCAGGCCACGCCATCGAGCTGACCGCAGCGCTGCTCGACCGTTATGTCGCCAGAATAATCGCAGAGCGACCGGTGACGTTCCAGCAAAAGCAAGACCTGGCTGCGGTCATCCATCTCTGCGGCGCCGGGGCTGGCCGGGACTATGCAAAGCGGAACTTTCGCCTCACGCTTCACCAACGTTGCGGCGACCATGATGTGAAAACCTATCTGCTCAAGATTCAGACATTCAAACAGCAGTTCGCTTCTCTTCGGTTACCGTGA